The following are encoded in a window of Alosa sapidissima isolate fAloSap1 chromosome 10, fAloSap1.pri, whole genome shotgun sequence genomic DNA:
- the LOC121720231 gene encoding sperm acrosome membrane-associated protein 6 isoform X1, translated as MLKLIFCLLCLSLCVDRSLTCLQCFISSYDSVRLCWGHILIKENIRNVDACMVLLDNIFNFNQTVINAGRVGRGYDQTLTDIMVAQIMPLLEEFDQKTHSETVYKVRLMAAAENFTAHASKVPRASGCFPPCGFQVEGSVYNCRSCQYDSCEYPLDCPVKEVVVGENNRTQMRCDVLFPLPGDIEVVWRYAETETQLLELLKEVTMGADLLYSIPSASPQHAGTYQCEIFTEGRSIVRQYFYLTVIPQTVIGHSELQSLFDQTLVSGGQSPQVTPDLWEGSLLRLPPPSLLTVCLSGLLLLLLFSLGSLFWWSFQRDPIQSKDSRGMQGEKYVFL; from the exons ATGTTGAAGCTGATATTCTGCCTGCTgtgtctgagtttgtgtgtggatCGGTCGTTGACCTGTCTTCAGTGTTTCATCTCATCATATGACAGCGTTCGTCTATGCTGGGGCCATATCCTCATCAAGGAAAATATCCGTAATGTGGATGCATGCATGGTGCTATTGGACAACATTTTCAACTTCAACCAGACCGTCATTAATGCAGGCAGAGTTG GGAGAGGCTACGAccaaacactcacagacatcaTGGTGGCACAGATCATGCCATTGCTGGAGGAGTTCGACCAGAAGACTCACAGTG agaCAGTGTATAAGGTCAGACTGATGGCAGCTGCAGAAAATTTCACCGCACATGCCTCCAAGGtgcccagag CATCAGGATGTTTTCCACCTTGTG GTTTCCAGGTAGAGGGTTCTGTCTACAACTGCCGCAGCTGCCAGTATGACTCGTGCGAGTACCCTCTGGACTGCCCAG TCAAGGAAGTCGTGGTGGGGGAGAACAACAGGACACAGATGCGGTGCGACGTCCTATTTCCGTTGCCAGGTGACATTGAGGTCGTGTGGAGGTACGCTGAG ACAGAGACCCAGCTGCTGGAGCTGCTGAAGGAGGTGACCATGGGTGCGGACCtcctctactccatcccctCCGCCAGCCCCCAGCACGCCGGCACTTACCAGTGTGAGATCTTCACTGAGGGACGCTCCATCGTCAGGCAGTATTTCTACCTCACAG tcatccCACAGACTGTAATTGGCCACTCTGAGCTGCAGAGTCTATTTGACCAGACCCTGGTGTCTGGAGGTCAGTCGCCCCAGGTGACCCCTGACCTCTGGGAGGGCTCACTGCTGCGCCTGCCGCCTCCTTCCCTTCTCACCGTGTGCCTCAGCGGCCTGCTGCTCCTCTTGCTCTTCTCTCTAGG GTCTCTGTtctggtggtcatttcagagaGATCCCATTCAATCGAAAGACTCTAGAGGTATGCAGGGAGAAAAATATGTGTTTTTATAG
- the LOC121720231 gene encoding sperm acrosome membrane-associated protein 6 isoform X3, whose product MAAAENFTAHASKVPRASGCFPPCGFQVEGSVYNCRSCQYDSCEYPLDCPVKEVVVGENNRTQMRCDVLFPLPGDIEVVWRYAETETQLLELLKEVTMGADLLYSIPSASPQHAGTYQCEIFTEGRSIVRQYFYLTVIPQTVIGHSELQSLFDQTLVSGGQSPQVTPDLWEGSLLRLPPPSLLTVCLSGLLLLLLFSLGSLFWWSFQRDPIQSKDSRGMQGEKYVFL is encoded by the exons ATGGCAGCTGCAGAAAATTTCACCGCACATGCCTCCAAGGtgcccagag CATCAGGATGTTTTCCACCTTGTG GTTTCCAGGTAGAGGGTTCTGTCTACAACTGCCGCAGCTGCCAGTATGACTCGTGCGAGTACCCTCTGGACTGCCCAG TCAAGGAAGTCGTGGTGGGGGAGAACAACAGGACACAGATGCGGTGCGACGTCCTATTTCCGTTGCCAGGTGACATTGAGGTCGTGTGGAGGTACGCTGAG ACAGAGACCCAGCTGCTGGAGCTGCTGAAGGAGGTGACCATGGGTGCGGACCtcctctactccatcccctCCGCCAGCCCCCAGCACGCCGGCACTTACCAGTGTGAGATCTTCACTGAGGGACGCTCCATCGTCAGGCAGTATTTCTACCTCACAG tcatccCACAGACTGTAATTGGCCACTCTGAGCTGCAGAGTCTATTTGACCAGACCCTGGTGTCTGGAGGTCAGTCGCCCCAGGTGACCCCTGACCTCTGGGAGGGCTCACTGCTGCGCCTGCCGCCTCCTTCCCTTCTCACCGTGTGCCTCAGCGGCCTGCTGCTCCTCTTGCTCTTCTCTCTAGG GTCTCTGTtctggtggtcatttcagagaGATCCCATTCAATCGAAAGACTCTAGAGGTATGCAGGGAGAAAAATATGTGTTTTTATAG
- the LOC121720231 gene encoding sperm acrosome membrane-associated protein 6 isoform X2 has protein sequence MVAQIMPLLEEFDQKTHSETVYKVRLMAAAENFTAHASKVPRASGCFPPCGFQVEGSVYNCRSCQYDSCEYPLDCPVKEVVVGENNRTQMRCDVLFPLPGDIEVVWRYAETETQLLELLKEVTMGADLLYSIPSASPQHAGTYQCEIFTEGRSIVRQYFYLTVIPQTVIGHSELQSLFDQTLVSGGQSPQVTPDLWEGSLLRLPPPSLLTVCLSGLLLLLLFSLGSLFWWSFQRDPIQSKDSRGMQGEKYVFL, from the exons aTGGTGGCACAGATCATGCCATTGCTGGAGGAGTTCGACCAGAAGACTCACAGTG agaCAGTGTATAAGGTCAGACTGATGGCAGCTGCAGAAAATTTCACCGCACATGCCTCCAAGGtgcccagag CATCAGGATGTTTTCCACCTTGTG GTTTCCAGGTAGAGGGTTCTGTCTACAACTGCCGCAGCTGCCAGTATGACTCGTGCGAGTACCCTCTGGACTGCCCAG TCAAGGAAGTCGTGGTGGGGGAGAACAACAGGACACAGATGCGGTGCGACGTCCTATTTCCGTTGCCAGGTGACATTGAGGTCGTGTGGAGGTACGCTGAG ACAGAGACCCAGCTGCTGGAGCTGCTGAAGGAGGTGACCATGGGTGCGGACCtcctctactccatcccctCCGCCAGCCCCCAGCACGCCGGCACTTACCAGTGTGAGATCTTCACTGAGGGACGCTCCATCGTCAGGCAGTATTTCTACCTCACAG tcatccCACAGACTGTAATTGGCCACTCTGAGCTGCAGAGTCTATTTGACCAGACCCTGGTGTCTGGAGGTCAGTCGCCCCAGGTGACCCCTGACCTCTGGGAGGGCTCACTGCTGCGCCTGCCGCCTCCTTCCCTTCTCACCGTGTGCCTCAGCGGCCTGCTGCTCCTCTTGCTCTTCTCTCTAGG GTCTCTGTtctggtggtcatttcagagaGATCCCATTCAATCGAAAGACTCTAGAGGTATGCAGGGAGAAAAATATGTGTTTTTATAG